In one Sneathia sanguinegens genomic region, the following are encoded:
- a CDS encoding DNA cytosine methyltransferase → MKKYNVIDLFAGIGGLSYGFSKNKKFEIIMANEIEKDIAYGYQLNHPNVKVLNKDIKNIEESELLEILNNRKIDIVVGGPPCQSYSTLGKRELDDRSQLFKEYCRLLRILNPKIFIFENVKGLISMSGGNLLKEIILEFKRLDYDVKYEILNAMDYGVPQSRERIIIVGVKGKNNYKYPKKTHGENLKPYVTLKNAIGDLDRIKSGQTSNKYIGEIDNEFLKFVRDTENLTEHIVPKNNENMIKIMETLKDGQDKNDLPESIRPKSGYGNTYAKLWWNKPSTTITRNFSTPSSSRCIHPIDSRPLSTREGARLQSFPDSYIFYGNSSLKKLEIGNAVPPLLSLKLVEEIEKILEE, encoded by the coding sequence ATGAAAAAATACAATGTAATAGATTTATTTGCAGGGATAGGAGGATTAAGTTATGGATTTTCAAAGAATAAAAAATTTGAAATAATTATGGCAAATGAAATTGAAAAAGATATTGCTTATGGGTATCAATTAAATCATCCGAATGTAAAAGTTTTAAATAAAGATATAAAAAATATAGAAGAATCAGAATTATTAGAAATATTAAATAATAGGAAAATAGATATAGTAGTTGGTGGCCCACCTTGTCAAAGTTATTCCACTTTGGGTAAAAGAGAATTAGATGATAGATCTCAATTATTTAAAGAATATTGTAGATTATTAAGAATTTTAAATCCAAAAATATTTATTTTTGAAAATGTAAAAGGATTAATTAGTATGTCAGGTGGAAATTTATTAAAAGAAATTATTTTAGAATTTAAAAGATTAGATTATGATGTTAAATATGAAATTTTAAATGCAATGGATTATGGTGTTCCACAATCTAGGGAACGTATAATAATTGTTGGGGTTAAAGGAAAAAATAATTATAAATATCCCAAAAAGACACATGGAGAAAATTTAAAACCTTATGTAACACTAAAAAATGCAATAGGAGATTTAGACAGAATAAAAAGTGGTCAAACATCAAATAAATATATAGGAGAAATTGATAATGAATTTTTAAAATTTGTAAGAGATACAGAAAATCTTACAGAACATATAGTTCCTAAAAATAATGAAAATATGATAAAAATTATGGAAACATTAAAAGATGGACAAGATAAAAATGATTTACCAGAAAGTATTAGACCCAAAAGTGGATATGGAAATACATATGCTAAATTATGGTGGAATAAACCTTCGACAACAATAACAAGGAATTTTTCAACACCTTCATCTTCAAGATGTATTCACCCGATAGATTCAAGACCATTAAGTACAAGAGAAGGGGCAAGATTGCAAAGTTTTCCAGATAGTTATATCTTTTATGGTAATTCAAGTTTAAAAAAATTAGAAATAGGGAATGCTGTTCCACCGTTATTATCATTAAAATTAGTAGAAGAAATTGAAAAAATATTAGAAGAATAA